One Bombus pyrosoma isolate SC7728 linkage group LG9, ASM1482585v1, whole genome shotgun sequence genomic window carries:
- the LOC122570702 gene encoding importin subunit alpha-3, which translates to MAAEMLSKNRMMVFKYKGKDQEEMRRRRNEATVELRKNKRDETLQKRRNVPITDLIDEEDIDKNNIDLSKIDLKELVSKADNSDPAVKLQAVQQARKLLSSDRNPPIDRLIESGILPILVKCLQQHNCPSLQFEAAWALTNIASGTSPQTQAVVAAGAVPHFLHLLLSSQQNVCEQAVWALGNIIGDGPLSRDYVIKLGVVQPLLAFIKPDIPITFLRNVTWVIVNLCRNKDPPPPVKTIEEILPALNVLIHHTDINILVDTIWAVSYLTDGGNEQIQMVIDSGVVPRLIPLLSHKEVKVQTAALRAVGNIVTGTDEQTQIVLNCDALSYFPNLLTHQREKICKEAVWFLSNVTAGNQSQVQAVIDAGLLPLIIHNLMNGEFQTQKEAAWAISNLTISGNEEQVARMIQEGVIAPFCNLLDCKDTQVVQVVLDGIHNMLKLAGPQVEQLANMIEECSGLDKIESLQNHDNIEIYKLAYEIIEQYFSEETNDTNLEPQVVESTFEFDQTTSISNEGFKF; encoded by the exons ATGGCGGCGGAAATGCTAAGCAAGAATCGAATGATGGTTTTTAAGTACAAAGGCAAAGATCAAGAA gaaatgagaagaagaagaaatgagGCAACAGTGGAGTTACGTAAAAACAAACGTGATGAGACTTtacagaaacgaagaaatgtGCCTATTACGGATTTAATag ATGAAGaagatattgataaaaataacattgatTTATCAAAAATCGATTTAAAGGAACTAGTGTCAAAAGCTGATAATTCAGATCCAGCTGTTAAATTACAAGCTGTACAACAAGCAAGAAAGTTACTATCATCAGATCGTAATCCACCGATTGATCGATTAATTGAAAGTGGCATTTTACCAATTTTAGTTAAATGTCTTCAACAACACAATTG TCCGTCACTGCAATTTGAAGCAGCATGGGCTTTAACAAACATTGCAAGTGGAACTTCACCTCAGACGCAAGCAGTTGTAGCTGCTGGTGCAGTTCCACACTTCTTGCATTTGTTACTTTCAAGTCAACAGAATGTCTGTGAACAAGCTGTATGGGCTTTAG GAAATATTATTGGAGATGGTCCTCTATCTAGGGATTATGTTATCAAGCTTGGTGTTGTACAGCCATTGTTAGCGTTTATTAAGCCAGATATACCAATTACTTTTTTACGTAATGTAACTTGGGTAATCGTAAATTTATGTAGGAATAAAGACCCACCGCCACCTGTTAAAACTATTGAGGAAATTTTACCTGCTCTTAACGTACTTATTCATCACACAGATATCAAC ATTCTTGTCGACACAATTTGGGCAGTGAGCTATTTGACTGATGGTGGTAATGAACAAATCCAAATGGTTATAGATAGTGGTGTAGTGCCTCGTCTTATACCACTTCTCTCGCACAAAGAAGTTAAGGTGCAAACGGCTGCTTTGAGAGCAGTTGGCAATATTGTAACGGGTACAGACGAACAAACgcaaattgtattaaattgtgatgcactttcatattttcccaATTTATTAACTCATCAGAGggagaaaatttgtaaagaagCAGTTTGGTTCCTTTCAAATGTAACTGCTGGCAATCAATCTCAGGTTCAAGCAGTTATAGATGCTGGATTACTGCCTCTCATTATTCACAATTTAATGAAt GGTGAATTCCAAACACAAAAGGAAGCAGCGTGGGCAATCAGCAATTTAACAATAAGTGGCAATGAAGAACAGGTTGCGCGGATGATACAAGAAGGCGTTATCGCACCTTTCTGTAATCTCCTTGACTGTAAAGATACTCAAGTTGTACAAGTTGTTTTAGACGGTATACACAATATGCTCAAACTTGCTGGACCACAAGTTGAACAGTTGGCCAATATGATTGAAGAATGTTCAG GTTTGGATAAGATTGAATCATTGCAAAATCACGACAACATAGAAATCTATAAATTAGCGTACGAAATTATTGAGCAATACTTTTCAGAAGAA